A genomic stretch from Papio anubis isolate 15944 chromosome 18, Panubis1.0, whole genome shotgun sequence includes:
- the PSMD7 gene encoding 26S proteasome non-ATPase regulatory subunit 7 isoform X1 produces the protein MAAVAKIRARRARHSGSGRRRSREGWRTGKRGAGPESAPVIAIAAGVCGRQGTRPGERGVSRCRSWRCRRWWSTPWCCSVWWIISTGERAAYSGAGGAAAAESRARWGWRGGRGRPGIGKVGNQKRVVGVLLGSWQKKVLDVSNSFAVPFDEDDKDDSVWFLDHDYLENMYGMFKKVNARERIVGWYHTGPKLHKNDIAINELMKRYCPNSVLVIIDVKPKDLGLPTEAYISVEEVHDDGTPTSKTFEHVTSEIGAEEAEEVGVEHLLRDIKDTTVGTLSQRITNQVHGLKGLNSKLLDIRSYLEKVATGKLPINHQIIYQLQDVFNLLPDVSLQEFVKAFYLKTNDQMVVVYLASLIRSVVALHNLINNKIANRDAEKKEGQEKEDSKKDRKEDKEKDKDKEKSDVKKEEKKEKK, from the exons ATGGCGGCGGTGGCGAAGATCCGGGCCCGCCGCGCGAGGCACTCTGGGAGCGGAAGAAGAAGGTCGCGCGAGGGCTGGCGAACCGGAAAAAGAGGCGCTGGGCCTGAAAGCGCCCCGGTAATCGCTATAGCTGCCGGTGTTTGCGGGAGGCAGGGAACCAGGCCTGGCGAGCGGGGTGTGTCGCGATGCCGGAGCTGGCGGTGCAGAAGGTGGTGGTCCACCCCCTGGTGTTGCTCAGTGTGGTGGATCATTTCAACCGGTGAGAGAGCGGCCTATAGCGGAGCCGGCGGCGCAGCCGCTGCTGAGTCACGGGCACGCTGGGGATGGCGCGGCGGCCGCGGGCGACCTGG AATCGGCAAGGTTGGAAATCAGAAGCGCGTTGTTGGTGTGCTTTTGGGCTCATGGCAAAAGAAAGTACTTGATGTATCGAACAGTTTTGCAG ttCCTTTTGACGAAGATGACAAAGACGATTCTGTGTGGTTTTTAGACCATGATTATTTGGAAAACATGTATGGAATGTTTAAGAAAGTCAATG cCAGAGAAAGAATAGTTGGCTGGTACCACACAGGCCCTAAACTACACAAGAATGACATTGCCATCAACGAACTCATGAAAAGATACTGTCCTAATTCC GTATTGGTTATCATTGATGTGAAGCCGAAGGACCTAGGGCTGCCCACAGAAGCGTACATTTCAGTGGAAGAAGTCCATGAT GATGGAACCCCAACCTCAAAAACATTTGAACACGTGACCAGTGAAATTGGAGCAGAGGAAGCTGAGGAAGTTGGAGTTGAACACTTGTTACG AGACATCAAAGACACGACGGTGGGCACTCTGTCCCAGCGGATCACAAACCAGGTCCATGGTTTGAAGGGACTGAACTCCAAGCTTCTGGATATCAGGAGCTACCTGGAAAAAGTCGCCACAGGCAAGCTGCCTATCAACCACCAGATCATCTACCAGCTGCAGGACGTCTTCAACCTGCTGCCAGACGTCAGCCTGCAGGAGTTTGTCAAGGCCTTTTACCTGAAGACCAACGACCAGATGGTGGTAGTGTACTTGGCCTCGCTGATCCGTTCCGTGGTCGCCCTGCACAACCTCATCAACAACAAGATTGCCAACCGCGatgcagagaagaaagaagggcaggagaaagaagacagCAAAAAGGATAGGAAAGAGGACAAGGAGAAAGATAAAGATAAGGAAAAGAGTGAtgtaaagaaagaggagaaaaaggagaaaaagtaa
- the PSMD7 gene encoding 26S proteasome non-ATPase regulatory subunit 7 isoform X2 yields MAAVAKIRARRARHSGSGRRRSREGWRTGKRGAGPESAPVIAIAAGVCGRQGTRPGERGVSRCRSWRCRRWWSTPWCCSVWWIISTGERAAYSGAGGAAAAESRARWGWRGGRGRPGIGKVGNQKRVVGVLLGSWQKKVLDVSNSFAVPFDEDDKDDSVWFLDHDYLENMYGMFKKVNARERIVGWYHTGPKLHKNDIAINELMKRYCPNSVLVIIDVKPKDLGLPTEAYISVEEVHDRHQRHDGGHSVPADHKPGPWFEGTELQASGYQELPGKSRHRQAAYQPPDHLPAAGRLQPAARRQPAGVCQGLLPEDQRPDGGSVLGLADPFRGRPAQPHQQQDCQPRCREERRAGERRQQKG; encoded by the exons ATGGCGGCGGTGGCGAAGATCCGGGCCCGCCGCGCGAGGCACTCTGGGAGCGGAAGAAGAAGGTCGCGCGAGGGCTGGCGAACCGGAAAAAGAGGCGCTGGGCCTGAAAGCGCCCCGGTAATCGCTATAGCTGCCGGTGTTTGCGGGAGGCAGGGAACCAGGCCTGGCGAGCGGGGTGTGTCGCGATGCCGGAGCTGGCGGTGCAGAAGGTGGTGGTCCACCCCCTGGTGTTGCTCAGTGTGGTGGATCATTTCAACCGGTGAGAGAGCGGCCTATAGCGGAGCCGGCGGCGCAGCCGCTGCTGAGTCACGGGCACGCTGGGGATGGCGCGGCGGCCGCGGGCGACCTGG AATCGGCAAGGTTGGAAATCAGAAGCGCGTTGTTGGTGTGCTTTTGGGCTCATGGCAAAAGAAAGTACTTGATGTATCGAACAGTTTTGCAG ttCCTTTTGACGAAGATGACAAAGACGATTCTGTGTGGTTTTTAGACCATGATTATTTGGAAAACATGTATGGAATGTTTAAGAAAGTCAATG cCAGAGAAAGAATAGTTGGCTGGTACCACACAGGCCCTAAACTACACAAGAATGACATTGCCATCAACGAACTCATGAAAAGATACTGTCCTAATTCC GTATTGGTTATCATTGATGTGAAGCCGAAGGACCTAGGGCTGCCCACAGAAGCGTACATTTCAGTGGAAGAAGTCCATGAT AGACATCAAAGACACGACGGTGGGCACTCTGTCCCAGCGGATCACAAACCAGGTCCATGGTTTGAAGGGACTGAACTCCAAGCTTCTGGATATCAGGAGCTACCTGGAAAAAGTCGCCACAGGCAAGCTGCCTATCAACCACCAGATCATCTACCAGCTGCAGGACGTCTTCAACCTGCTGCCAGACGTCAGCCTGCAGGAGTTTGTCAAGGCCTTTTACCTGAAGACCAACGACCAGATGGTGGTAGTGTACTTGGCCTCGCTGATCCGTTCCGTGGTCGCCCTGCACAACCTCATCAACAACAAGATTGCCAACCGCGatgcagagaagaaagaagggcaggagaaagaagacagCAAAAAGGATAG
- the PSMD7 gene encoding 26S proteasome non-ATPase regulatory subunit 7 isoform X3, producing the protein MPELAVQKVVVHPLVLLSVVDHFNRIGKVGNQKRVVGVLLGSWQKKVLDVSNSFAVPFDEDDKDDSVWFLDHDYLENMYGMFKKVNARERIVGWYHTGPKLHKNDIAINELMKRYCPNSVLVIIDVKPKDLGLPTEAYISVEEVHDDGTPTSKTFEHVTSEIGAEEAEEVGVEHLLRDIKDTTVGTLSQRITNQVHGLKGLNSKLLDIRSYLEKVATGKLPINHQIIYQLQDVFNLLPDVSLQEFVKAFYLKTNDQMVVVYLASLIRSVVALHNLINNKIANRDAEKKEGQEKEDSKKDRKEDKEKDKDKEKSDVKKEEKKEKK; encoded by the exons ATGCCGGAGCTGGCGGTGCAGAAGGTGGTGGTCCACCCCCTGGTGTTGCTCAGTGTGGTGGATCATTTCAACCG AATCGGCAAGGTTGGAAATCAGAAGCGCGTTGTTGGTGTGCTTTTGGGCTCATGGCAAAAGAAAGTACTTGATGTATCGAACAGTTTTGCAG ttCCTTTTGACGAAGATGACAAAGACGATTCTGTGTGGTTTTTAGACCATGATTATTTGGAAAACATGTATGGAATGTTTAAGAAAGTCAATG cCAGAGAAAGAATAGTTGGCTGGTACCACACAGGCCCTAAACTACACAAGAATGACATTGCCATCAACGAACTCATGAAAAGATACTGTCCTAATTCC GTATTGGTTATCATTGATGTGAAGCCGAAGGACCTAGGGCTGCCCACAGAAGCGTACATTTCAGTGGAAGAAGTCCATGAT GATGGAACCCCAACCTCAAAAACATTTGAACACGTGACCAGTGAAATTGGAGCAGAGGAAGCTGAGGAAGTTGGAGTTGAACACTTGTTACG AGACATCAAAGACACGACGGTGGGCACTCTGTCCCAGCGGATCACAAACCAGGTCCATGGTTTGAAGGGACTGAACTCCAAGCTTCTGGATATCAGGAGCTACCTGGAAAAAGTCGCCACAGGCAAGCTGCCTATCAACCACCAGATCATCTACCAGCTGCAGGACGTCTTCAACCTGCTGCCAGACGTCAGCCTGCAGGAGTTTGTCAAGGCCTTTTACCTGAAGACCAACGACCAGATGGTGGTAGTGTACTTGGCCTCGCTGATCCGTTCCGTGGTCGCCCTGCACAACCTCATCAACAACAAGATTGCCAACCGCGatgcagagaagaaagaagggcaggagaaagaagacagCAAAAAGGATAGGAAAGAGGACAAGGAGAAAGATAAAGATAAGGAAAAGAGTGAtgtaaagaaagaggagaaaaaggagaaaaagtaa